From Papaver somniferum cultivar HN1 unplaced genomic scaffold, ASM357369v1 unplaced-scaffold_16, whole genome shotgun sequence, a single genomic window includes:
- the LOC113337364 gene encoding prolyl 4-hydroxylase 1-like translates to MVGERDKSIWLLMWMPPKALPATGSPALVAASTATLELNPNSSSSKSTVSITALQNPSSSLASSSDYNNGTGGVSGFSACETDDEAKMLRIGLVKPEVISWSPRITVLHNFLSSEECDHLMAIGRPRLQRSKVHDMKTGKGIVSDTRTSFETSLSKEESKNLIVQAIEKRISVFSQVPVENGETIRVIRYEKNQYFRLHRDYIIDTVNLQNGGQRIATMLMYLSDDVEGGETYFPMAGTGKCSCGGKMLKGMSVKPIKGDALLFWSVGLDGKEDPKSVHTGCEVLSGEKWSATKLMRQNKYC, encoded by the exons CTCTTCCGGCTACTGGTTCCCCAGCTCTTGTTGCAGCTTCGACCGCTACCCTAGAACTCAACCCCAACTCGTCATCCTCCAAAAGTACTGTTTCTATCACAGCTCTCCAAAATCCTAGCTCCTCTTTGGCTAGTTCTTCGGATTACAACAATGGTACCGGTGGTG TTTCAGGATTTTCTGCTTGTGAAACTGACGATGAGGCAAAGATGCTCCGCATCGGACTT GTCAAACCTGAGGTAATCAGCTGGTCACCACGGATAACTGTCCTGCATAATTTCTTAAGTTCGGAG GAATGTGATCATCTTATGGCCATTGGTAGGCCTCGGCTCCAGCGTTCTAAGGTACATGACATGAAAACAGGTAAG GGAATTGTGAGTGATACTAGGACAAGTTTTGAAACGTCTTTAAGCAAGGAAGAGAGTAAGAATCTTATTGTACAG GCAATTGAAAAACGAATTTCAGTATTCTCTCAAGTACCAGTTGAAAACGGAGAAACTATTCGAGTTATAAG GTATGAAAAGAATCAGTACTTCAGGCTACATCGCGACTACATTATTGACACTGTGA ATTTG CAAAATGGAGGACAGCGAATAGCAACAATGCTCATGTATTTGAGCGACGATGTGGAAGGAGGTGAAACTTACTTTCCCATG GCTGGAACAGGAAAATGTAGTTGTGGTGGGAAAATGTTAAAAGGGATGTCTGTAAAACCGATTAAAGGAGATGCACTTCTTTTCTGGAGCGTG GGACTTGATGGGAAGGAAGATCCGAAGAGTGTACATACAGGATGCGAAGTCTTATCAGGAGAGAAATGGTCTGCTACGAAATTGATGAGGCAAAATAAATACTGCTAA